In Massilia violaceinigra, one DNA window encodes the following:
- a CDS encoding chemotaxis protein CheB yields the protein MNAVHDALLAGRKIDAVVIGASAGGIDALLRILPALPRSFGFSVTVVLHLPDDRDSRLAEVFQQRLAMPVRQADDKMPLEAGTVYFAPPGYHLSIERDLSFSLSQEDPVHFSRPAIDLLMESAADAYGKRLAGILLTGASADGAAGMARIAACGGLTVVQDPLDAEIATMPLAAIRLRAPDAVLSVPAIGALMAAMKETQ from the coding sequence ATGAACGCCGTCCATGACGCGCTGCTGGCCGGGCGCAAGATCGACGCCGTGGTGATCGGCGCCTCGGCCGGCGGCATTGACGCGCTCCTGCGCATTTTGCCGGCGCTACCGCGCAGCTTCGGCTTTTCGGTGACCGTGGTGCTGCACCTGCCGGACGACCGCGACAGCCGCCTGGCCGAAGTTTTCCAGCAGCGCCTGGCGATGCCGGTGCGCCAGGCCGACGACAAAATGCCGCTGGAGGCAGGCACCGTCTATTTCGCCCCGCCCGGCTACCACCTGTCGATAGAACGCGACCTGAGTTTTTCGCTCAGCCAGGAAGACCCGGTGCATTTTTCGCGCCCGGCCATCGACCTGCTGATGGAATCGGCCGCCGACGCCTACGGCAAGCGCCTGGCCGGCATCCTGCTCACCGGCGCCAGCGCCGATGGCGCCGCCGGCATGGCGCGCATTGCCGCCTGCGGCGGCCTGACCGTGGTGCAGGACCCGCTCGACGCCGAGATTGCGACCATGCCCCTGGCCGCGATCCGGCTGCGCGCACCCGACGCAGTGCTGTCCGTGCCCGCCATCGGCGCGCTGATGGCCGCGATGAAGGAGACC
- a CDS encoding CheR family methyltransferase, whose translation MNAPDSITIELRLLMEAIYLKYSYDFRDYSGASQKRRVLHALHQMDCASISELQSRVLHDPDAFMQLLQYLTIPTSEMFRDPAYFQALREHVMPHLSTYPSLKIWIAGCSTGEEIYSMAILLKEEGLLERSIIYATDINPHSLDRARKGVFALDRMRAYTASYQMAGGRAAFSDYYTAAYDGALFDRSLVDNVIFADHSLATDSVFSETHLISCRNVMIYFNRKLQDRALGLFHESLCHRGFLGLGSKESLDFSAHADAFEPLVKSERVFRKVAP comes from the coding sequence ATGAATGCTCCGGACAGCATCACCATCGAGCTGCGCCTGCTGATGGAGGCGATTTACCTGAAATACAGCTACGACTTCCGCGATTACTCGGGCGCCTCGCAAAAGCGCCGCGTGCTGCACGCGCTGCACCAGATGGACTGCGCCAGCATCTCCGAACTGCAGTCGCGCGTGCTGCACGATCCGGACGCGTTCATGCAGCTGCTGCAGTACCTGACGATTCCGACCAGCGAGATGTTCCGCGACCCCGCCTACTTCCAGGCGCTGCGCGAGCACGTGATGCCGCACCTCTCCACCTACCCCTCGCTGAAGATCTGGATCGCCGGCTGCAGCACCGGCGAGGAAATCTACTCGATGGCGATCTTGCTGAAGGAAGAAGGGCTGCTGGAGCGCTCCATCATCTACGCCACCGACATCAACCCGCATTCGCTCGACCGCGCGCGCAAGGGCGTGTTCGCGCTCGACCGCATGCGCGCCTACACCGCCAGCTACCAGATGGCCGGCGGACGCGCCGCGTTCTCCGACTACTACACGGCCGCCTACGACGGCGCCCTGTTCGACCGCAGCCTGGTGGACAATGTCATCTTCGCCGACCATAGCCTGGCGACCGACAGCGTGTTCTCCGAAACCCACTTAATCAGCTGCCGCAACGTGATGATCTACTTTAACCGCAAGCTGCAGGACCGCGCGCTTGGCCTGTTCCACGAGTCGCTGTGCCATCGCGGCTTTCTTGGCCTGGGCAGCAAGGAGAGCCTCGATTTTTCGGCGCACGCGGACGCTTTCGAACCGCTGGTCAAGTCCGAGCGCGTGTTTCGCAAGGTGGCCCCATGA
- a CDS encoding response regulator, with translation MPSVKTMDQTGFRRILARNVALPLAIGVGSALIFVAVITYLLSVLSMVEHSEKVIGHANEAAKLSVDQESGLRGYLLSNDEAFLAPYTLSKAKTASTMESLTKLVADNPPQVERLRQIMAMQDQWTEYANSAIALRRANNDVITLVRSGRGRVAFDEIRKTFDDFLAVEQRLLQQRNESAQSVTRWGVTLYLLVSLVLSGLLAYFGRRELMRLSEVFGDAIDQHRTHGEALERQAWLRSGQTRLAERSIGHNSLSSLGRASLDFMAEYTGAAVAALYARDEEGSLRRVAGYGMSKEELQREISYDGADTLVGQALLSKRAIVMGNLPDHYLKVSSGIGSGSPRHLVLIPVDNDGVANGVIEFGFLNEPRKRDLEFLELVAPNIGRAIEAALARRRLQDALAETQQLNEELQVQQEELRTANEELEEQSRVLEESQTILENQKAELEQTNERLAEQANALDEKNSALGVIQHELEERALDLQRASKYKSEFLANMSHELRTPLNSSLILSKLLSENARGNLEPEQIQFANTIYAAGNDLLNLINDILDISKVEAGKLELAPEDIALSELTDTMNHTFGPLAGQKQLTFTAAVEAGAPLTLHSDGQRLQQILKNLLSNAIKFTDAGQVSLTIEARPDGMLAFVVRDSGIGIAPDQHAIIFEAFRQADGTTSRRYGGTGLGLSISRDLAALLGGSIAIASSPGKGSTFTLLLPPTLPAGTPGMPDAATPAAPRAALAPPAAPASALRAPVFADDRERTVAGGRTVLVIEDDVSFARILFDLAHEMHYRCLVAHSAADGLQAADDFLPDAILLDLGLPDGSGLDVLQKLKDNPRARHIPVHIVSANDRAEAALQLGAIGYVIKPATRDRLKEVFRTLEGKFTQKLKRVLLVEDDERQRQSVVHLIDDADVEITAVATGGEAFALLQASVYDCMIIDLKLPDMQGHELLRKMAAEEIVSFPPVIVYTGRNLTRAEEAELLKYSRSIIIKGARSPERLLDEVTLFLHKVESQMSAERQSMLKTVRSRDRVFDGRRILLVDDDVRNIFSLTSALEQKGITVEVGRNGFEALERLDQIPDMDLVLMDVMMPGMDGLEATRRLRADPRFAKLPVIAITAKAMKDDQEQCMKAGASDYLAKPIDLDRLYSLLRVWLPSMERL, from the coding sequence ATGCCCAGCGTCAAAACGATGGACCAGACCGGCTTTCGCCGCATCCTCGCCCGCAACGTCGCGTTGCCACTGGCAATCGGCGTGGGCAGCGCCCTCATTTTCGTCGCCGTCATCACCTACCTGCTGTCGGTGCTCAGCATGGTCGAACACAGCGAAAAGGTCATCGGCCACGCCAATGAAGCGGCCAAGCTGTCGGTCGACCAGGAATCCGGCCTGCGCGGCTATTTGCTGAGCAACGACGAAGCCTTCCTCGCCCCCTACACCCTGTCCAAGGCGAAAACCGCCTCGACCATGGAATCGCTGACCAAGCTGGTGGCGGATAATCCGCCCCAGGTCGAGCGCCTGCGCCAGATCATGGCGATGCAGGACCAGTGGACCGAATACGCCAACAGCGCCATCGCGCTGCGGCGCGCCAATAACGACGTCATCACCCTGGTGCGCAGCGGACGAGGCAGGGTCGCTTTCGACGAAATCCGGAAGACGTTCGACGATTTTCTCGCGGTCGAGCAGCGCCTGCTGCAACAGCGTAACGAGTCCGCCCAGAGCGTCACGCGCTGGGGCGTGACCCTGTACCTGCTGGTCAGCCTGGTGCTGTCCGGCCTGCTGGCCTACTTCGGCCGCCGCGAACTGATGCGCCTGTCGGAAGTATTCGGCGACGCCATCGACCAGCACCGTACCCACGGCGAAGCGCTGGAACGACAGGCCTGGCTGCGCAGCGGCCAGACCCGGCTGGCCGAACGCAGCATCGGCCACAACAGCCTTTCCAGCCTTGGCCGCGCCTCCCTCGACTTCATGGCCGAATACACCGGCGCGGCCGTCGCCGCCCTGTACGCGCGCGACGAAGAGGGCAGCCTGCGCCGCGTCGCCGGTTACGGCATGAGCAAGGAAGAACTCCAGCGCGAGATCAGCTACGACGGCGCCGACACCCTGGTCGGCCAGGCGCTGCTGTCCAAACGCGCCATCGTGATGGGCAACCTGCCCGACCACTACCTGAAGGTCAGCTCCGGCATCGGCAGCGGCAGCCCGCGCCACCTGGTCTTGATCCCGGTCGACAATGACGGCGTGGCCAATGGCGTCATCGAATTCGGCTTCCTGAACGAGCCGCGCAAGCGTGACCTGGAATTTCTGGAACTGGTCGCACCGAACATCGGCCGCGCCATCGAAGCGGCCCTGGCGCGCCGCCGCCTGCAGGATGCGCTGGCCGAGACCCAGCAGCTCAATGAAGAACTCCAGGTGCAGCAGGAAGAACTGCGTACCGCCAACGAGGAACTCGAAGAGCAGTCGCGCGTGCTGGAAGAATCGCAGACCATCCTCGAAAACCAGAAGGCGGAGCTGGAACAGACCAACGAACGCCTGGCCGAACAGGCCAACGCGCTCGATGAAAAGAACAGCGCCCTGGGCGTCATCCAGCACGAGCTGGAAGAGCGCGCGCTCGACCTGCAGCGCGCCAGCAAATACAAGTCCGAGTTCCTGGCCAATATGTCGCACGAACTGCGCACGCCCCTCAACAGCTCCCTGATCCTGTCCAAGCTGCTCTCCGAGAACGCCCGGGGCAATCTCGAACCGGAGCAGATCCAGTTCGCCAACACCATCTACGCGGCCGGCAACGACCTGCTCAACCTGATCAACGATATTCTCGACATCTCCAAGGTCGAAGCGGGCAAGCTCGAACTGGCGCCCGAAGACATCGCCCTGTCCGAGCTGACCGACACCATGAACCACACCTTCGGGCCGCTGGCCGGCCAGAAGCAGCTCACCTTTACCGCCGCCGTCGAGGCGGGCGCTCCGCTCACGCTGCACAGCGACGGCCAGCGCCTGCAGCAGATTCTCAAGAACCTGCTGTCGAATGCAATCAAGTTCACCGATGCCGGCCAGGTATCGCTGACCATCGAAGCGCGCCCGGACGGCATGCTGGCTTTTGTGGTGCGCGATTCGGGCATCGGCATCGCGCCCGACCAGCACGCGATCATCTTCGAAGCGTTCCGCCAGGCCGACGGCACCACCAGCCGCCGCTACGGCGGCACTGGCCTGGGCCTGTCGATCTCGCGCGACCTGGCGGCCCTGCTGGGCGGCTCGATCGCGATTGCCAGCTCGCCCGGCAAGGGCAGCACCTTCACCCTGCTGCTGCCGCCCACCCTGCCGGCCGGCACGCCGGGCATGCCCGACGCCGCCACGCCGGCCGCACCGCGCGCCGCCCTGGCGCCGCCGGCGGCGCCGGCATCGGCCCTGCGCGCGCCGGTGTTCGCCGATGACCGCGAGCGCACCGTCGCCGGCGGGCGCACCGTGCTGGTGATCGAAGACGATGTTTCCTTCGCGCGCATCCTGTTCGACCTGGCGCACGAAATGCACTACCGCTGCCTGGTGGCGCACAGCGCCGCCGACGGCCTGCAGGCCGCGGACGACTTCCTGCCCGACGCCATCCTGCTCGACCTGGGACTTCCCGACGGCTCGGGCCTGGACGTGCTGCAAAAGCTCAAGGACAATCCGCGCGCGCGCCACATCCCGGTGCACATCGTCTCGGCCAACGACCGCGCCGAAGCCGCGCTGCAACTGGGCGCGATCGGTTACGTGATCAAGCCGGCCACGCGCGACCGCCTCAAGGAAGTATTCCGCACGCTCGAAGGCAAATTCACCCAGAAGCTCAAACGCGTGCTGCTGGTCGAAGACGACGAGCGCCAGCGCCAGAGCGTGGTCCATCTGATCGACGACGCCGACGTCGAGATCACCGCGGTGGCCACCGGCGGCGAAGCCTTCGCGCTGCTGCAGGCCAGCGTCTACGACTGCATGATCATCGACCTGAAACTGCCCGACATGCAGGGCCACGAACTGCTGCGCAAGATGGCGGCCGAGGAAATCGTCTCGTTCCCGCCGGTGATCGTCTACACCGGCCGCAACCTCACGCGCGCGGAGGAAGCCGAGCTGCTGAAGTATTCGCGCTCGATCATCATCAAGGGCGCGCGTTCGCCCGAACGCCTGCTCGACGAAGTCACCCTGTTCCTGCACAAGGTCGAGTCGCAGATGTCGGCCGAGCGTCAGAGCATGCTCAAAACGGTGCGCAGCCGCGACCGCGTGTTCGATGGCCGCCGCATCCTGCTGGTGGACGACGACGTGCGCAACATCTTCTCGCTCACCAGCGCGCTGGAACAGAAAGGCATCACGGTCGAAGTGGGCCGCAACGGCTTCGAGGCGCTCGAACGGCTCGACCAGATCCCCGATATGGACCTTGTGCTGATGGATGTGATGATGCCGGGGATGGATGGCCTGGAAGCGACGCGCCGCCTGCGCGCCGACCCGCGCTTCGCCAAGCTGCCGGTGATCGCCATCACGGCCAAGGCCATGAAGGATGACCAGGAACAGTGCATGAAAGCCGGTGCGTCGGACTACCTGGCCAAGCCGATCGACCTTGACCGCCTGTACTCCCTGCTGCGCGTCTGGCTGCCGAGCATGGAGCGGCTCTGA
- a CDS encoding ABC transporter permease/M1 family aminopeptidase: MLAIALFEARQRLKLLSTWVYFGMFFALAMLWMAAAGGVFKDAYVTFGGRLFINSPRSIALTVAFLGCLGVVVMAAMMGRSVQQDFEYDMHHFFFSAPIAKHDYVFGRFLGAALTLAVVFSSIVLGAWLGTYIPGIEADRLGPSGPWMYLRPYLFVILPNIFIFGAIFFVLAALTRRMLPVYVASVVMMIGYIVAPSLARDLDYKTLAALIDPFGTTALIRITEYWTIAERNSRAIAFEGVVLYNRALWCGFALVVLLLGYWRFQFTATADSRPAGRAEGEVPQRLSHSAIASQETPDFLQRSLALLLLRSSWLNLRESVKDVYFAVIALAGVLAVFGASLNLGSMYGTNTYPVTYQVLELISEAFALFMLVVTTFYAGELVWREREARVAQMLDALPLPSWLPMLAKLFALIGLQVLMLVLVMIAGMLIQLFRGYFAIDVGLYLQTLFLIHLPQYALLAVLAIALQVLINHKYLAYFAMILYYFATLTFSSLGLDHPMLLYGTSPSFMYSDMNGYGHFLVRERWFELYWGGAALMLMVASLVFWPRGCNAELGSRIQLARRNLSLPVLATFAAGLAIFAGSGAILYYSLHIEGDYQTAWQKDNTRAEYELRYKKYAALAQPRITGVDLKVAIVPEQRRLTVTGVYQLDNKGTAPITQVFISQDRLATSMKVRFGQKITPLITDRERGFYAYKLSTPLLPGQRMPLEFDVEFEARGVLGLESDTPVLSNGTFFNNGQLPRIGYQPALELENDRDRKRHGLAPHAPMRSPGDPAGLANNSLRVDADWISFNAVISTSPDQVAIAPGTLEKEWMSAGRRYFHYRMDKPILNFYAFQSARYEVRHDRWQDVSIDVYYHPGHDFNVERMIRGVKAALEYNSKHFSPYQHKVLRVVEFPRYGAYAQSFPGTVPFSESIGFIARVDDNNPKDIDYPFYVAAHEVAHQWWGHQLVGANTRGSTVLSETLSEYAALMVMKQQVGPERMRRFLRYNLDKYLMGRALETKYELPLAHNENQDYIHYRKGALAMYWLQDVLGEDKINAVLHELLTHHAFHGAPYPSVLALTDALRRATPPEHAYLIDDLFEHIVLYENRATSASATKRADGKYEVTLRASALKLRAGKLGDETEAPLKDVIEFGVDDKDGKPLLRERRIVDSNTVSVTMVVGARPYKAGIDPDNKLIDRKPGDNMIEVEQ; encoded by the coding sequence ATGTTGGCAATTGCCCTGTTTGAAGCGCGCCAGCGGCTCAAGCTGCTATCGACCTGGGTCTACTTCGGCATGTTTTTCGCGCTGGCGATGCTGTGGATGGCCGCCGCCGGCGGCGTGTTCAAGGATGCCTACGTCACTTTCGGGGGGCGCCTGTTCATCAACTCCCCGCGCTCGATCGCGCTGACGGTGGCCTTCCTCGGCTGCCTGGGCGTGGTCGTGATGGCCGCCATGATGGGGCGCTCGGTGCAGCAGGATTTTGAATACGACATGCACCACTTCTTCTTCAGCGCGCCGATCGCCAAGCACGACTATGTGTTCGGGCGCTTTCTCGGGGCCGCGCTGACCCTAGCGGTGGTGTTTTCCAGCATCGTGCTAGGCGCCTGGCTGGGCACCTACATCCCCGGCATCGAAGCCGACCGGCTGGGCCCATCCGGGCCCTGGATGTACCTGCGGCCCTACCTGTTCGTGATTCTCCCCAACATCTTCATCTTCGGCGCGATTTTCTTCGTGCTGGCGGCCCTGACGCGGCGCATGCTGCCGGTATACGTGGCCAGCGTGGTGATGATGATCGGCTACATCGTCGCGCCCTCGCTGGCGCGCGACCTCGACTACAAGACCCTGGCCGCGCTGATCGATCCCTTCGGCACCACCGCCCTGATCCGCATCACCGAATACTGGACCATCGCCGAGCGCAACAGCCGCGCGATTGCCTTCGAGGGTGTGGTCCTGTACAACCGCGCCCTGTGGTGCGGCTTCGCGCTGGTGGTGCTGCTGCTCGGTTACTGGCGCTTCCAGTTCACCGCCACGGCCGACAGCCGCCCGGCCGGGCGCGCCGAGGGAGAGGTCCCGCAGCGCCTCTCGCACAGCGCCATCGCCTCGCAGGAAACGCCGGACTTCCTGCAGCGCAGCCTGGCCCTGCTGCTGCTCAGGTCGAGCTGGCTTAACCTGCGCGAATCGGTCAAGGATGTCTACTTCGCCGTGATCGCCCTGGCCGGCGTGCTGGCCGTGTTCGGCGCCTCGCTCAACCTCGGTTCCATGTACGGCACCAATACCTATCCCGTCACCTACCAGGTGCTGGAACTGATCAGCGAGGCCTTCGCGCTGTTCATGCTGGTGGTAACCACCTTTTACGCGGGCGAACTGGTGTGGCGCGAACGCGAGGCGCGCGTGGCCCAGATGCTCGACGCCCTGCCGCTGCCGAGCTGGCTGCCGATGCTGGCCAAGCTGTTCGCCCTGATCGGCCTGCAAGTGCTGATGCTGGTGCTGGTGATGATCGCCGGCATGCTGATCCAGCTGTTCCGCGGCTATTTCGCCATCGACGTCGGCCTGTACCTGCAAACCCTGTTCCTGATCCATCTGCCCCAGTACGCGCTGCTGGCGGTGCTGGCGATCGCGCTGCAGGTGCTGATCAACCACAAGTACCTGGCGTACTTCGCGATGATTTTGTACTACTTCGCCACGCTCACCTTCAGTTCGCTCGGCCTCGATCATCCGATGCTGCTGTACGGCACCTCGCCATCCTTCATGTATTCCGACATGAACGGCTACGGCCACTTTTTGGTGCGCGAACGCTGGTTCGAGCTGTACTGGGGCGGCGCGGCGCTGATGCTGATGGTCGCCTCGCTGGTGTTCTGGCCGCGCGGCTGCAACGCCGAACTGGGCAGTCGCATCCAGCTGGCGCGCCGCAACCTGAGCCTGCCGGTGCTGGCCACCTTCGCGGCCGGGCTGGCGATCTTCGCCGGCAGCGGCGCCATCCTGTACTACAGCCTGCACATCGAAGGCGACTACCAGACCGCGTGGCAGAAAGACAACACGCGCGCCGAGTACGAGCTGCGCTACAAGAAATACGCGGCGCTGGCGCAGCCGCGCATCACCGGTGTCGACCTGAAAGTGGCGATCGTGCCCGAACAGCGCCGCCTGACCGTGACCGGCGTCTACCAGCTCGACAACAAGGGCACGGCGCCGATCACCCAGGTGTTCATCAGCCAGGACCGCCTGGCCACCAGCATGAAAGTGCGCTTCGGCCAGAAAATCACGCCGTTGATCACCGACCGCGAACGCGGCTTCTACGCCTACAAGCTGAGCACGCCTTTACTGCCGGGACAACGCATGCCGCTCGAATTCGACGTGGAATTCGAGGCGCGCGGGGTACTGGGCCTGGAGTCGGACACCCCGGTGCTGAGCAACGGCACCTTCTTCAACAATGGCCAGTTGCCGCGCATCGGCTACCAGCCGGCGCTCGAACTGGAAAACGACCGCGACCGCAAGCGCCACGGCCTGGCGCCGCATGCGCCGATGCGCTCGCCCGGCGACCCGGCCGGGCTGGCGAATAACTCGCTCCGCGTGGACGCCGACTGGATCAGCTTCAATGCCGTCATCAGCACCAGCCCGGACCAGGTGGCGATCGCCCCCGGCACCCTGGAAAAGGAATGGATGTCGGCCGGACGGCGCTACTTCCATTACCGCATGGACAAGCCGATCCTCAATTTCTATGCCTTCCAGTCGGCCCGCTACGAAGTGCGGCACGACCGCTGGCAGGATGTGTCGATCGACGTGTATTACCATCCGGGCCACGACTTCAACGTCGAGCGCATGATCCGCGGGGTCAAGGCCGCCCTGGAATACAACTCGAAGCATTTCAGCCCCTACCAGCACAAGGTGCTGCGCGTGGTCGAATTCCCGCGCTACGGCGCGTATGCGCAGTCGTTCCCGGGCACGGTGCCGTTTTCCGAAAGCATCGGCTTCATCGCGCGGGTCGACGACAACAATCCCAAGGATATCGACTACCCCTTCTACGTGGCGGCCCACGAAGTGGCGCACCAGTGGTGGGGCCACCAGCTGGTGGGCGCGAACACGCGCGGCAGCACGGTGCTGAGCGAAACCTTGTCCGAATATGCGGCGCTGATGGTGATGAAGCAGCAGGTCGGCCCCGAACGCATGCGCCGCTTCCTGCGCTACAACCTGGACAAGTACCTGATGGGACGGGCGCTGGAAACCAAGTACGAGCTGCCGCTGGCGCACAATGAAAACCAGGACTACATCCACTACCGCAAGGGCGCGCTGGCCATGTACTGGCTGCAGGACGTGCTGGGCGAAGACAAGATCAACGCCGTGCTGCACGAGCTGCTGACGCATCACGCCTTCCACGGCGCGCCGTATCCGAGCGTGCTGGCGCTGACCGACGCGCTGCGCCGCGCCACGCCGCCCGAGCATGCCTACCTGATCGACGACCTGTTCGAGCACATCGTCCTGTACGAGAACCGGGCCACGTCCGCCAGCGCGACCAAACGCGCGGACGGCAAGTACGAGGTGACTCTGCGCGCCAGCGCGCTCAAGCTGCGCGCCGGCAAACTTGGAGACGAGACGGAAGCGCCACTGAAAGACGTGATCGAGTTCGGCGTCGACGACAAGGATGGCAAGCCGTTGCTGCGCGAACGGCGCATCGTCGACAGCAATACCGTGAGCGTAACCATGGTCGTGGGCGCGCGACCGTACAAGGCGGGCATCGATCCGGACAACAAGCTGATCGACCGCAAGCCGGGGGACAATATGATCGAGGTGGAGCAGTAG
- a CDS encoding ABC transporter ATP-binding protein — protein sequence MELRIRNLSKTYANGVVALDKVTLTIPSGMFGLLGPNGAGKSTLMRTLATLQECDSGSVFFGDLDVLDDKDDIRRLLGYLPQDFGLYPKVTAYELLDHFAVLKGLSHRGRRREVVDGLLQQTNLFEVRNQRLGTFSGGMRQRFGIAQALLGDPQLIIVDEPTAGLDPQERVRFHNLLSDIGDDKTVLLSTHIVSDVSDLCANMAIINKGHVLLCGEPQKLIDDIDGHIWARFVAKHELAHFQKEHAVISTRLLTGRTLIHVYSEQDPGDGFEPAAGDLEDVYFATIAGRHVAASNC from the coding sequence ATGGAATTACGCATCAGGAATTTATCCAAGACATACGCCAATGGCGTAGTTGCCTTGGATAAAGTTACCCTCACCATCCCCAGCGGGATGTTCGGGCTGCTCGGCCCGAACGGGGCGGGCAAGTCGACCCTGATGCGCACCCTCGCCACCTTGCAGGAGTGCGACTCCGGTTCGGTCTTCTTCGGCGACCTCGACGTGCTCGACGACAAGGACGATATCCGCCGCCTGCTCGGCTACCTGCCCCAGGACTTCGGCCTGTACCCCAAAGTCACGGCCTACGAACTGCTCGACCATTTTGCCGTGCTCAAGGGCTTGTCGCACCGCGGCCGGCGCCGCGAAGTGGTCGACGGCCTGCTGCAGCAAACCAATCTGTTTGAAGTACGCAACCAGCGCCTGGGCACCTTTTCGGGCGGCATGCGCCAGCGCTTCGGCATTGCCCAGGCCCTGCTGGGCGACCCGCAGCTGATCATCGTCGACGAACCGACCGCCGGCCTCGACCCGCAGGAACGGGTGCGCTTCCATAACCTGCTCTCCGACATCGGCGACGACAAGACCGTGCTGCTGTCGACCCACATCGTGTCCGACGTATCCGATCTGTGCGCCAACATGGCCATCATCAACAAAGGCCACGTGCTGCTGTGCGGCGAGCCGCAAAAGCTGATCGACGATATCGACGGCCATATCTGGGCGCGCTTTGTCGCCAAGCACGAGCTGGCCCATTTCCAGAAAGAACACGCGGTGATCTCGACCCGCCTGCTGACCGGCCGCACCCTGATTCACGTGTACTCCGAGCAAGATCCGGGCGATGGCTTCGAGCCCGCCGCCGGCGACCTCGAGGATGTCTACTTCGCCACCATCGCCGGACGCCACGTCGCGGCCAGCAACTGTTGA
- a CDS encoding ABC transporter permease, which yields MWTVYLKELLELLRDRKTFIFTLLLPIVAMPMIFGGLGYLSSTIFKKAQHKELSYALFGKDNAPGLSERFAREKGLREVPLANQDAIKAAIDNDRITFAIVIPDGFEEAMAAHRQARVTLHYNNAVALDMTHKRVAAVIDAHNGALREQALSAMNMSRAELRFALNPIELEELSTAGTRERMGALVGGFLPYILLMVCLMAAMYPAIDLGAGEKERGTLETLLLAPIARTSLVLAKFLVLFTVGLTSALLMVASMGLLLALFGGSLEGGLAQMVRAIGARDLAMVALMLVPTAAIFASILLSISIYAKSYKEASGMISPLMMLLIVPIVVAMLPGVELNWFWSMVPLTNVSLAMKELVKGTMDYRMFSAILLSTTLIAGALLAWCRWWFNREDVLFRS from the coding sequence ATGTGGACCGTGTATCTCAAGGAATTGCTGGAGCTGCTGCGCGACCGCAAGACCTTCATCTTCACCCTGCTGCTGCCGATCGTCGCCATGCCGATGATCTTCGGCGGCCTGGGCTACCTGTCGTCGACCATTTTCAAGAAAGCCCAGCACAAGGAACTGAGCTACGCCCTGTTCGGCAAGGACAATGCGCCCGGGCTGAGCGAGCGCTTCGCGCGCGAAAAAGGCTTGCGCGAGGTGCCGCTGGCCAATCAGGACGCGATCAAGGCCGCCATCGATAACGACCGCATCACCTTTGCGATCGTGATACCCGACGGGTTCGAGGAGGCCATGGCGGCGCACCGCCAGGCCCGGGTGACGCTGCACTACAACAACGCGGTGGCGCTCGACATGACCCACAAGCGGGTGGCGGCCGTGATCGACGCGCACAACGGGGCGCTGCGCGAGCAGGCGCTGTCGGCCATGAACATGAGCCGCGCGGAGCTGCGCTTTGCCCTTAATCCGATCGAACTGGAAGAACTGTCGACCGCCGGCACGCGCGAGCGCATGGGTGCGCTGGTGGGGGGCTTTTTGCCCTACATTTTGCTGATGGTGTGCCTGATGGCGGCGATGTACCCGGCCATCGACCTTGGCGCCGGCGAGAAGGAGCGCGGCACGCTCGAAACCTTGCTGCTGGCGCCGATTGCGCGCACCTCGCTGGTGCTGGCCAAGTTCCTGGTGTTGTTTACCGTGGGATTGACCTCGGCGCTGCTGATGGTGGCCAGCATGGGTTTGCTGCTGGCCTTGTTCGGCGGCTCGCTCGAAGGCGGCCTGGCGCAGATGGTGCGTGCGATCGGCGCGCGCGACCTGGCCATGGTGGCGCTGATGCTGGTGCCGACGGCCGCCATCTTCGCCTCGATCCTGCTGTCGATTTCGATCTACGCCAAGAGCTACAAGGAGGCGTCGGGCATGATTTCGCCGCTGATGATGCTGCTGATCGTGCCGATTGTCGTGGCCATGCTGCCGGGGGTGGAGCTGAACTGGTTCTGGTCGATGGTGCCGCTGACCAATGTGTCGCTGGCGATGAAGGAACTGGTGAAGGGAACCATGGATTACCGCATGTTTTCGGCCATTTTGCTGTCCACCACACTGATCGCGGGGGCGTTGCTGGCGTGGTGCCGCTGGTGGTTCAACCGGGAGGATGTGTTGTTTCGGAGTTAA